The sequence GTTTTTTTATAAATATATAAATTTTGTAGAATTAAATTTATTAATTTTATATTACATTATTCAGAGAAAAAAAATGCCAAATATAATTTTTCATCCACAAAAATTTATTTTACCAAACGGTTTATCTGTTAAGGGTAAAATCGGTGATACTATTCTTGATATTGCGCTAAAAAATAAAATAAAAATGGAGCATGCTTGTGAAAAGTCATGTGCATGTTGTACATGTCATTGTATCATCAGAAAAGGTTTTTATTCTTTATCCCCTTGTAAGGAAAAGGAAGAGGATTTACTAGATAAGGCTTGGGGTTTAGAAAAATATAGTCGTTTAGGTTGTCAAGCACGATTAGGAAAAGAAGATATTGAGGTAGAAATTCCATTATATACAGTTAATCACGTGAAAGAATCTAATTAATTTTTTTTTTATTATTATAATATGGATTATCACCATTCTTAAAAAATAATCGAATGGGTGTATTCGGGATTTGTAATTCTTTTTGTAAAAAATGCATCAAATATTTTTTATATGTTTGAGGAATATAATTAGTATTATTTCCATGTATTATAATAAATATTGGTTTTTTACCGCCTAAATGTGCATACTTTAAACGTATTACTTTTCCTGTTGCACCCAGAGGAATTGGGTGTTGTAGTATTGCTTTTTTAATTATATTTGTTAAATATGAAGGATTAAATTCTTGAATTGTTTCTTTATAAACAATTAAAATATAAGAAAAAAGATTTTTAAATCCCTCTTTGTATAATGCAGAGACATATAATATTTTAATATTTTTAATAAATTTTAAACGAAAATTCATAATACTCTGAATTTTTTTTTTATTATTTTTTTTAATTAAATCCCATTTATTTACTAAAATAAAAAATGAACAACCTTTTTTAATTAAATTGCCAATAATTGATAAATCCTGAGAACATATTCCAGTAGATGCATCAATTATCATAATAATAATGTTATTTTTTTTTATTTCTTGTATTAATTTAATATAAGAAACTTTTTCTAATTTAGTATTATTTTTTTTTTTTATTCCTGCTGTATCTGTAAAAATATATTCTATATTTTTTTTTTTAACTGTAATTTTTATAATATCTCGAGTAGTACCAGGTATATTGCTTGTTATCATTCTATTTTTTTTTGAAACAAAATTAATAATAGAAGATTTTCCTACATTAGGTTTACCAATTAAACAAATATTTATTTTGCAAATAATATTTTTTTTTTCATTAAGTTTAACATCTTTGATTTTTTCTTTTTTTTTAATTTTATTCCAAATATAAATTATCTTTTTTAATGTTTTATTGATCCCTATTCGATGCAAAATAGAAATTAAACAAAAATCTTTTATTCCAAATTCATAAAAATCAATTATATTATCTTTTCTTTTTAAAAAATCAATTTTGTTTATTAACAATAAAATTTTTTTATTTTTTTTTCTTAATTTTTTAAGTATTAAATAATCTAATTTTGTAATACCTGTATAAATATCAACAATAAAAATTATAAAATTTGATTCTTTAATTGATTTTTTTGTTTGTTGATACGATTCTTTTTGAATTAAATCAATATTTTTTTTATTTTTAAAATTTTCAATTCCAGCTGTATCTATGATGCAAAAATTAGTATTTTTAATTGTAAAATAGCCATAATTACGGTCTCTAGTAGTTTTTTCGGACTTATCTACCAATGACTGACGAGATTGAGTTAATAAATTAAATAAACTCGATTTACCTACATTAGAGCGTCCAATTAAAGAAATAACTGGAATCATTTTATATTTCTCTTTTTAGAAAGTAGAATATTTTTATAATTTTCAAATACAATTTTCCAAGAATCATCTTTTACATGTTTAAT comes from Buchnera aphidicola (Cinara strobi) and encodes:
- the fdx gene encoding ISC system 2Fe-2S type ferredoxin, producing MPNIIFHPQKFILPNGLSVKGKIGDTILDIALKNKIKMEHACEKSCACCTCHCIIRKGFYSLSPCKEKEEDLLDKAWGLEKYSRLGCQARLGKEDIEVEIPLYTVNHVKESN
- the der gene encoding ribosome biogenesis GTPase Der; translation: MIPVISLIGRSNVGKSSLFNLLTQSRQSLVDKSEKTTRDRNYGYFTIKNTNFCIIDTAGIENFKNKKNIDLIQKESYQQTKKSIKESNFIIFIVDIYTGITKLDYLILKKLRKKNKKILLLINKIDFLKRKDNIIDFYEFGIKDFCLISILHRIGINKTLKKIIYIWNKIKKKEKIKDVKLNEKKNIICKINICLIGKPNVGKSSIINFVSKKNRMITSNIPGTTRDIIKITVKKKNIEYIFTDTAGIKKKNNTKLEKVSYIKLIQEIKKNNIIIMIIDASTGICSQDLSIIGNLIKKGCSFFILVNKWDLIKKNNKKKIQSIMNFRLKFIKNIKILYVSALYKEGFKNLFSYILIVYKETIQEFNPSYLTNIIKKAILQHPIPLGATGKVIRLKYAHLGGKKPIFIIIHGNNTNYIPQTYKKYLMHFLQKELQIPNTPIRLFFKNGDNPYYNNKKKIN